The Methylomonas sp. UP202 DNA window ACCGCGATCGGTATCGCCGTAGCGGTTCCGGCCGTATTGGCCTACAATTTTTTCATGCGCAGGGCTAAGCATCACCGCGCCTCACTGGAAAATTTCGTGGACGGTTTCCTGCATATCGCGTTCGGCGACAACGCCAAAGACAAGGAGTAATCGATGGGCTTTAAAACCAATTCCGAAGAAGACGAAGCCGTTAGCGAAATCAACGTCACGCCGCTGGTCGACGTCATGTTGGTACTGGTGATCATCCTGCTGGTCACCGCGCCGCTGTTAACGCAATCGGTCAATGTGGCGCTACCCAAAACCGCCTCGACCACCCCGGACACCGAAAAACAACCGATGCAACTCGGCATCGACGCGCAGGGCGGCGTCACGCTGAACAAAAACCCGATCGCCGACTTGGCTGGATTGGAGACCACGTTGCAGGGCGAATTAGCCGCCAATCCCGACATCGTGATCCACATCTACGCGGACCAAGGTGTTAACTACGGTAAAGTCGCCGAAGTGATGGCAACGGTGCAACATGCCGGTATTTCCAAACTGGCCTTCGTCACCGTCGAGCAATAAAGCGCCAAACCAAGCATTGCCTAAGGCCTAGTGCTTTAACTTGGCGAGTTCGGCCTCGAACTCGTCCATCGTTAAGGCACCGCTCTTGCCTGTTCGCCGATGGGCCGCATCGAAGAAATAGGTTCTAGGCAATTCCCCGAACCACGCCGGATCGATTTCATAGCGCAATTTTTCCGGAGTTTCGTCGGCGAACACCCAGTTCTCCAACGCCGCCAGACGCTCATCGCCAATGATTCTGCGTATCTCCGGCAAAGCCTCGCCGTCGTCGACCGCGAGCATGACGATCTTCAGCTCCGGATGTTTTTCGTGCAGCGCCCTTAAGTTCTTCATGTCTTTCAGGCAGGACGGACAATCCACCGACCAAATCGCCAACAACAACGGCGCGTGCGCGGACTCGGCAAGAATTTGCCGATAGCTATCGATCCGAAACGGCTTTAACGCTATCTCATCGGCAACAGCCGAATGCCAGCCGGCCAGCACGCACACAACCCAAACCAGCCATCTAAGTATTTTCATCATTTCCTCGGCAATACGGAGTAAAACTCCGTCAAATAACATAGTTTTAAAATCATTTGCCGCCACCATTTTGCGACCAAGAATCTCAAGCGTCACGGTTCGCCTGA harbors:
- a CDS encoding biopolymer transporter ExbD, which encodes MGFKTNSEEDEAVSEINVTPLVDVMLVLVIILLVTAPLLTQSVNVALPKTASTTPDTEKQPMQLGIDAQGGVTLNKNPIADLAGLETTLQGELAANPDIVIHIYADQGVNYGKVAEVMATVQHAGISKLAFVTVEQ